In Deltaproteobacteria bacterium, a single window of DNA contains:
- the purN gene encoding phosphoribosylglycinamide formyltransferase — protein sequence MLKLGVLISGGGTNLQAIIDEIEAKRLDAKISLVISSKPDAGGLERAKKHGIKTLVITKADHPEREAYDKAIVAALKDAGAELVVLAGFMRIVTPTLINAFKNKIINIHPALLPAFPGLDVQQKAIDYGARFSGATVHFVDEGVDTGPVILQAVVPVLQNDTAKTLAARILNEEHKILPEAIRLISEGRVSVQGRRVIIKDAAENDTPLTNPKTR from the coding sequence ATGCTAAAGCTCGGAGTTCTCATATCAGGCGGAGGAACGAACCTCCAGGCAATAATCGACGAGATAGAGGCAAAGCGCCTTGATGCGAAGATATCGCTTGTCATAAGCAGCAAGCCTGACGCCGGAGGGCTCGAACGGGCGAAAAAGCACGGCATCAAAACCCTTGTCATAACAAAGGCCGACCATCCGGAGCGCGAGGCATATGACAAGGCAATCGTAGCAGCTCTAAAGGACGCGGGAGCGGAGCTTGTCGTGCTCGCAGGCTTCATGCGAATCGTAACGCCTACACTCATAAACGCCTTTAAAAATAAAATCATAAACATCCACCCTGCGCTTTTGCCTGCGTTCCCGGGGCTCGACGTACAACAAAAGGCCATAGACTACGGCGCGAGGTTTTCGGGCGCGACAGTGCACTTTGTAGATGAAGGCGTTGACACTGGGCCGGTTATATTACAGGCCGTTGTTCCAGTGCTCCAAAATGACACCGCAAAAACGCTTGCAGCAAGAATACTTAACGAAGAGCATAAAATACTACCCGAGGCAATACGCCTCATCTCAGAGGGCCGCGTCAGCGTACAGGGCCGCCGCGTAATCATAAAAGACGCGGCAGAGAACGATACCCCGCTTACAAACCCCAAGACCCGCTAA